One stretch of Gammaproteobacteria bacterium DNA includes these proteins:
- a CDS encoding DUF488 domain-containing protein, with amino-acid sequence MNLYSNVTVYTVGHSNLSTEDLLYLLQSFSIDVVVDIRAYPQSKRFPHFNGDVLRHRIEANGLVYHWAGRQLGGMRKPTPGYHSPHIALQSEFFRAFADYMETAAFQKAVQQLCSMAAASKVSLLCAERLAHDCHRSLISDYLLLQGAKVLHISAANTCYEHQLSEYARRESQQLIYDRAVSGQLDF; translated from the coding sequence ATGAACCTGTATTCCAATGTAACTGTATATACGGTGGGCCACAGTAATTTGTCTACGGAGGATCTACTGTATTTATTGCAGAGTTTTTCCATAGACGTGGTGGTGGACATACGTGCTTATCCTCAGTCCAAGCGCTTTCCACATTTTAATGGGGACGTGTTGCGACACCGTATTGAAGCAAACGGTTTGGTGTATCATTGGGCCGGACGTCAGTTGGGCGGGATGCGCAAACCTACACCCGGATATCACTCGCCTCATATTGCGTTACAAAGCGAGTTCTTTCGCGCGTTCGCCGACTATATGGAAACTGCAGCGTTTCAAAAAGCGGTACAGCAATTGTGCTCTATGGCCGCAGCATCTAAGGTGAGTCTGTTGTGCGCGGAGCGACTGGCACACGATTGCCATCGTTCTTTGATCTCTGATTACTTGTTATTACAGGGGGCGAAGGTTTTGCACATTAGTGCGGCAAATACCTGTTATGAGCATCAGCTCAGTGAATACGCTAGACGCGAATCACAGCAATTGATTTATGATCGAGCTGTCAGCGGTCAGTTAGACTTTTGA
- the msrA gene encoding peptide-methionine (S)-S-oxide reductase MsrA, whose translation MYKDNIRMPTQTEALPGRDEAMVVCETHHVNGNRIVAPFPEGTKPALFGMGCFWGAEKKFWELDGVYSTAVGYCGGYTRNPNYEEVCSGLTGHNEVVQVIYDPEKVSYARLLKVFWESHNPTQGMRQGNDYGTQYRSGIYTYDENQLMDAINSSRAYQELLSEEGYDEITTEINQATRFYYAEDYHQQYLSKNPQGYCGLGGVGVELVSI comes from the coding sequence ATGTATAAAGATAATATTAGAATGCCGACACAAACCGAAGCGCTGCCCGGTCGTGACGAAGCCATGGTGGTGTGTGAAACTCATCATGTTAATGGTAACCGCATTGTGGCTCCCTTTCCTGAGGGCACAAAACCGGCTTTGTTCGGCATGGGCTGTTTTTGGGGAGCCGAAAAAAAATTTTGGGAGTTGGACGGGGTATATTCCACCGCGGTTGGATATTGTGGCGGGTATACGCGCAATCCCAATTACGAGGAAGTCTGTTCCGGGTTGACCGGCCACAATGAGGTTGTTCAAGTGATTTACGATCCGGAGAAAGTGTCTTACGCCAGACTTTTGAAGGTGTTTTGGGAGTCACACAATCCTACCCAAGGGATGCGTCAAGGTAATGATTACGGTACCCAATACCGTTCAGGGATTTACACCTATGACGAGAATCAACTTATGGATGCCATTAATTCCAGTCGTGCCTATCAAGAGCTGTTAAGTGAAGAGGGCTATGATGAGATTACGACGGAAATTAATCAGGCCACTCGGTTTTACTATGCGGAAGATTACCATCAACAATATTTGTCTAAGAATCCTCAGGGTTATTGCGGTCTTGGTGGTGTGGGTGTTGAGCTGGTGTCTATTTAG
- a CDS encoding DUF1343 domain-containing protein: MQLGIDRLLQDKQLQSQLSGKRLALAAHPASVTQSLQHSLDALCGINTLQLCAAFGPQHGMRGDKQDNMIESPDYQDPIHRIPVFSLYGEVRRPTAAMMDSCDVVLFDIQDLGCRIYTYITTLLYMLEACQEHGKSLWVLDRPNPAGRPVEGSLLLEGWESFVGAGQVIMRHGLTMGEMARWFVKHHRLNVDLHIISMQDYDPTLAPGYGWPSGELCWVNPSPNASSLNMARFYAGSVLIEGTTLSEGRGTTVPLEIMGAPDIDILAVLTEMQQRAPQWLQGVKIRPCYFEPTFHKHKGTLCQGFQVHTDYHGYQHQQFFPFRLTLVFLQAIKALYPDYDLWSRHAYEYEHERLPFDVINGGSFVREWIEDTQADAEDMDKRLRFDEAQWKDSIADLLLYP, translated from the coding sequence ATGCAATTAGGAATCGATCGTCTCCTGCAGGACAAACAACTGCAATCGCAACTGTCGGGTAAGCGCCTCGCTTTAGCCGCCCATCCCGCATCGGTAACTCAATCCTTACAACATAGCCTGGATGCCTTGTGTGGCATTAATACCCTCCAACTGTGTGCCGCATTTGGCCCGCAGCACGGAATGCGTGGGGATAAACAGGACAATATGATCGAATCGCCGGACTACCAAGACCCCATCCATCGTATCCCTGTGTTCAGCCTCTACGGTGAGGTCCGGCGTCCTACCGCAGCCATGATGGACAGCTGTGATGTGGTGCTGTTTGACATTCAGGACCTGGGATGCCGTATTTACACGTATATCACCACCTTGCTGTATATGCTGGAAGCCTGTCAGGAACATGGCAAGTCCTTGTGGGTACTGGACCGCCCCAATCCGGCCGGGCGTCCAGTTGAAGGCTCCCTATTATTGGAAGGCTGGGAGTCATTTGTAGGCGCAGGCCAAGTCATCATGCGCCATGGACTGACCATGGGAGAAATGGCCCGCTGGTTTGTGAAACATCATCGGCTCAATGTGGATTTACATATCATCAGCATGCAAGATTACGATCCCACACTGGCACCGGGATACGGCTGGCCCAGCGGAGAACTGTGTTGGGTAAACCCCAGCCCAAACGCCTCATCATTGAATATGGCGCGCTTTTACGCCGGCTCGGTATTAATCGAAGGAACAACTCTTTCCGAGGGTCGCGGTACCACCGTTCCTTTGGAAATAATGGGCGCACCGGATATCGACATTTTGGCGGTGTTAACGGAGATGCAACAAAGGGCACCTCAATGGCTGCAAGGGGTGAAAATTCGTCCCTGCTATTTTGAACCCACCTTCCACAAACACAAAGGAACACTCTGCCAGGGATTCCAAGTACACACGGATTATCACGGATATCAGCATCAGCAATTTTTCCCGTTTCGCCTGACTCTGGTGTTCCTACAGGCCATAAAAGCGTTGTATCCTGACTATGACCTGTGGAGCCGCCACGCGTATGAATACGAACATGAGCGCCTGCCTTTCGACGTCATCAACGGCGGCAGTTTCGTTCGTGAGTGGATCGAAGACACCCAAGCCGACGCTGAGGACATGGACAAACGTTTACGCTTTGACGAAGCACAATGGAAAGACAGTATTGCGGATCTATTACTGTATCCATAG
- a CDS encoding DOMON-like domain-containing protein — protein MKDLDSIQYELLPYDTHPDLPFRIVAQARQKQGILSLNYRILGDTSAILWPKAAPFGRGNNLWQHTCLECFLADAENTAYWEYNFSPAGVWDVYFFSDYRRPQAVANLQAPQLEFREREKLLRVRMTLPPALANTQLRLGLSAVMEDRQGQLFYYALKHTQDRPDFHQRDSFILML, from the coding sequence ATGAAAGATTTAGATTCGATCCAATATGAGTTGCTACCCTACGATACCCACCCGGATCTACCCTTTCGTATTGTTGCACAGGCGCGACAAAAGCAGGGAATATTGTCGCTCAACTATCGCATCCTGGGTGATACATCCGCCATTTTATGGCCTAAGGCAGCCCCCTTTGGTCGCGGTAACAACCTGTGGCAACATACCTGCTTGGAATGTTTTCTCGCCGACGCTGAAAATACCGCCTACTGGGAATATAATTTTTCCCCTGCCGGTGTGTGGGATGTATATTTCTTTAGTGACTACCGCCGACCCCAAGCGGTGGCGAACCTGCAAGCCCCTCAACTGGAGTTCAGAGAACGGGAAAAACTACTCCGGGTTAGAATGACATTACCACCGGCGCTTGCGAACACACAGTTGCGCCTGGGACTGAGTGCCGTCATGGAAGACCGACAAGGGCAGTTGTTTTACTACGCACTCAAACATACCCAAGACAGACCGGATTTTCATCAGCGCGATAGCTTTATCCTGATGCTTTAG
- a CDS encoding adenylate/guanylate cyclase domain-containing protein codes for MSMQFQRTADLTVMFADVAGSVGLYTSYGDIRAHRIVTDCLQTMSSLISKNHGRVVETIGDEVMSVFPNPDTAMNAACSIQDAVQIDSELGFPLGVRIGFHQGPTVVDNGHPFGDTVNVAARMVAIAKAGQILISQQTFLRLSRENRARTRHFNRILLKGKISPTDIHEVVWDDMDSTKSYVKRHSHSFNRQQVAGVRITYGAKTLDVSEFQPEISLGRSEHCEIVVESELASRLHSSLQYQQGRVVLTDKSTNGTFVRTQNGKRQNDSLSLHLHHEDWLMQSKGVISLGEPITADNERLIFFECF; via the coding sequence ATGAGTATGCAATTTCAACGCACTGCGGATCTCACTGTCATGTTTGCGGATGTGGCAGGGAGTGTGGGTCTATACACCTCGTATGGTGATATAAGAGCCCACCGCATTGTTACTGACTGCTTGCAAACAATGTCTAGTCTCATTTCCAAAAATCACGGGCGCGTCGTGGAGACCATTGGAGATGAGGTTATGTCCGTGTTTCCCAATCCGGATACAGCCATGAACGCAGCGTGTTCTATTCAGGATGCAGTTCAAATCGACAGTGAATTGGGATTTCCGTTAGGAGTACGTATCGGTTTTCATCAAGGGCCCACAGTAGTGGATAATGGCCATCCGTTTGGCGATACAGTGAACGTGGCAGCACGAATGGTTGCCATTGCCAAAGCCGGTCAAATTCTCATTTCGCAACAAACCTTTTTACGTTTATCCCGGGAAAATCGTGCCAGAACCCGGCATTTCAATCGCATACTGCTAAAAGGAAAAATCAGTCCAACGGATATTCATGAGGTAGTGTGGGATGATATGGACAGCACCAAAAGTTATGTCAAACGCCACAGCCACAGCTTTAATCGTCAGCAAGTGGCCGGGGTGCGCATTACTTATGGGGCCAAGACGCTGGATGTCAGTGAGTTTCAACCGGAAATTTCTCTGGGGCGTTCCGAGCATTGCGAAATTGTGGTGGAATCCGAGCTGGCTTCACGGCTGCATTCTTCCTTGCAGTACCAGCAGGGCAGGGTAGTGCTGACCGATAAGAGTACAAACGGTACATTTGTACGTACTCAAAATGGTAAACGACAAAATGATTCTTTGTCTTTGCATTTGCATCATGAGGATTGGCTCATGCAAAGCAAGGGGGTTATTAGTTTGGGTGAACCCATTACCGCTGATAATGAACGGCTGATATTTTTTGAGTGTTTTTAA
- the djlA gene encoding co-chaperone DjlA codes for MSWWGKIVGGAFGFMAGGPIGAALGAALGHQLDKGLNRLELDEPEDTERVQTVFFTATFSVMGYLAKADGRVSESEIQLARQVMDQMQLDTEQRNIAIRLFQQGKSSDFDVDAILVQFKRECHQRRNLMQMFLEILIATVLADDVIHPQEKDTLKHIGAQLGFPGMVMEQLIKMVQAQQHFSYDYRATSRPSAKTTLNDAYAVLGVTKSADNDEVKKAYRRLMNQHHPDKLVAKGLPEEMMKLATEKTQEIKKAYETVKESRGM; via the coding sequence ATGAGCTGGTGGGGAAAAATTGTAGGTGGTGCATTTGGTTTTATGGCGGGTGGACCTATTGGCGCCGCTTTAGGTGCTGCGTTAGGCCATCAACTGGACAAGGGCCTGAATCGACTCGAACTGGACGAACCGGAAGACACCGAACGGGTTCAAACTGTATTCTTTACCGCCACATTTTCTGTCATGGGTTACTTGGCCAAAGCCGACGGTCGGGTGTCCGAGAGTGAGATTCAATTGGCGCGCCAGGTCATGGACCAGATGCAACTGGATACGGAGCAAAGGAATATCGCTATTCGTTTATTCCAGCAAGGCAAGTCATCAGATTTTGACGTAGATGCCATCCTGGTACAATTTAAACGAGAGTGTCACCAGCGTCGCAATTTGATGCAAATGTTTTTGGAAATTCTCATCGCCACCGTACTGGCCGACGATGTGATACACCCGCAAGAAAAAGATACCCTCAAACATATCGGTGCCCAGTTGGGCTTTCCTGGCATGGTGATGGAACAACTCATCAAAATGGTTCAAGCGCAACAGCATTTTTCCTACGACTACCGGGCAACCAGCCGGCCCAGTGCGAAAACCACACTCAACGACGCTTATGCTGTTTTGGGAGTGACCAAATCCGCTGACAATGACGAGGTTAAAAAAGCCTACCGTCGCCTTATGAACCAGCACCACCCGGACAAACTGGTGGCCAAGGGTTTACCCGAGGAAATGATGAAGCTGGCAACGGAAAAAACTCAGGAAATTAAGAAAGCCTATGAGACCGTGAAGGAGTCGCGAGGGATGTAA